CAGGCTGATCGCAACCATTCAATCCGCGAACGAAAGGAATCAACCCATGGCAGAGAAAAAACTTCGGCAGATCGCGATTTACGGCAAAGGCGGCATCGGCAAATCGACCACCACCCAGAACACCGTGGCCGGTCTCGCCTCCCTCGGCAAGAAAGTGCTGATCATCGGCTGCGACCCCAAGGCCGACTCGACTCGCCTGATCCTCCATGCCAAGGCCCAGGCCACGGTCATGGACAAGGTTCGCGAGCTCGGCACCGTTGAAGACCTGGAATTGGAAGATGTCATGAAGCGTGGTTACGGCGACATCATGTGCGTCGAGTCGGGCGGCCCCGAGCCAGGAGTCGGCTGCGCCGGGCGTGGGGTCATCACCGCCATCAACTTTCTCGAAGAAGAAGGCGCCTACACCCCCGACCTCGATTACGTCTTCTACGACGTCCTCGGCGACGTCGTGTGCGGCGGCTTCGCCATGCCGATCCGCGAAAACAAAGCCCAGGAAATCTACATCGTCGTCTCCGGCGAAATGATGGCCATGTACGCCGCCAACAACATCTGCAAAGGGATCGTCAAGTACGCCGCCTCCGGCAGCGTCCGCCTGGCCGGGTTAATCTGCAACAGCCGCAACACCGACCGCGAGGCCGATCTCATCGAAGCCCTGGCCCGAAAACTCGGCACCCAGATGATCCACTTCGTCCCTCGCGACAATCAGGTGCAGCGCGCCGAGCTACGGCGCATGACGGTCATCGAGTACTCCCCGGAACACAAACAGGCCGAGGAATACCGGCAACTGGCCCAGAAAATCGCCGATAACAAGATGTTCGTCGTCCCCACGCCGCTGGAGATGGAGGAACTCGAAGAGCTACTCATGGAGTTCGGCATCATGGAAGCCGAGGACGAAACCGTCGTCGGCCTGGCGGAAAATGCGTAGGGACGACGCATGAGTCGCCTTGGGCAAGGCATGCCTTGCCCCTACGGGAATCACGGAACAATGACCGATATAGGAGCTTATATGTACCAAGGTGACGATAAGCACGAAAGAAAGCCCGTCCCGGGCGTGACCACGGAAAGAACCGAGAAGCTCATCGCGGAAACCCTCGCCGAGATGCCGGAGAAGGCCCAGAAAAAACGGGCACCCCACCTTGGTGCCAACGACCCGACGGCGAGTTGCTGCGCGGTCAAGTCGAACCGCAAGGTCGTACCCGGCGTCATGAGCCAGCGCGGCTGCGCCTACGCCGGCGCCAAGGGGGTGGTCTGGGGGCCGATCCGCGACATGATTCATGTTTCTCACGGTCCTATCGGCTGCGGCGTCTACAGCTGGGGGACGCGGCGCAACCTGATGCAAGGGATTCCCGGCGTAACTTCTTTTCCCATGGACTTTACCTCCGACTTCCAGGAGAAGGACATTGTCTACGGTGGCGACAAGAAACTGGAAGTGCTCCTGCGCGAGGCCGACGAACTCTTTCCCCTCAACAAAGGGCTGTCGATCCTCTCCGAGTGTCCCGTCGGACTGATCGGCGACGATATCAACGCCGTCGCCAAGAAGATGGAGGCCGAACTCGGCAAGTTGGTCGTTCCCTGTAACTGCGAGGGTTTCCGGGGCGTCAGTCAGTCTCTGGGACATCACATCTCCAACGATTCGATCCGTGACCACATCATCGGCAAGTTCGAGTTCAAAGAGCCGGTCGGGCCTTATGACGTGGCGCTGATCGGCGACTACAACATCGGCGGCGACGTCTGGGCGGCCAAACCGATCCTCGAAGAGATCGGCCTCAACGTCAAGAGCGTCTGGACCGGCGACGGCGAGGTGGAGAAGATCGGTGCCACCCATCAGGTCAAGCTCAACCTGATCCACTGTTACCGCTCGATGAACTACATGTGCAAAGTGATGGAAGAAAAGTGGGGAATCCCCTGGCTGGAGTACAACTTCTTCGGCCCGACCAAGATCGCCGAAAGCCTGCGCGCCATCGCCGCCCGCTTCGACGAAACCATCCAGGAGAAGGCGGAAGCGGTCATCGCCAAATACCAGCCGGCCATGCAGGCAGTGCTCGATGAATACCGGCCACGCCTGGAAGGCAAAACCGCCATGCTTTTCGTCGGCGGCCTGCGCCCCCGGCACACCATCGGCGCTTACGAGGACCTCGGCATCCAGATCACCGGCGCCGGCTACGAGTTCGCCCATCAGGACGACTACGATCGCACCTCGCCGGAGATGGCAAAGGGCACCTTGATTTACGACGACGTCTCCGAGTTCGAACTGGAAAAATTCGTCGAGGAACTCAAGCCCGACCTGGTCGGCAGCGGCATCAAGGAGAAGTACGTCTTCCAGAAGGCCGGCATCCCCTTCCGCCAGATGCACAGCTGGGACTATTCGGGGCCCTATCACGGCTACGAAGGCTTCAAGATCTTCGCCCGCGATATCGACATGGCGATCAACTCGCCGACCTGGAAGCTGGTGAAGAGTCCGTTTTAAGTGGATGTAACGGTAGAGGTGCACCGATATGCGCCCTGGGCGGATGCAATCCGCCCCTACGTAGGGGCGACCCGCCGGGTCGCCCTGGGCTAGGCATCGCCTCGCCCTTAAAGTAAAACGCCCAAAGGGAGATTCTATATGAGCGCTGAAGCCGCCGTGAAATTAGTGACCGAAACTCCACCCGAAGAGATCGCGCGGGTCGAGAAATGGATCGACACCGAGGAGTACAAAGAAAAGAACTTTGCCCGCGAGGCCCTGGTGGTCAATCCGGCCCACGCCTGCCAGCCGCTGGGAGCACAGATGGTCGCCACCGCTTTCGAAGGGACACTCCCTTTCGTGCATGGCTCCCAGGGCTGTGCCTCTTACTTCCGCAGCACCTTCAGCCGCCACTTCCGCGAGCCGGCCGCCGCGACCTGCGACGCCATGACCGAGGACGGCGCCGTCTTCGGCGGCCAGAACAACCTCTTCGAGGGGTTGGAGAACGCCTACGCCCTGTACAAGCCGAAGATGCTGGCGGTCTACACCACCTGCATGCCCGAGGTCATCGGCGACGACCTTACCGCATTCATCAAAAATGCCCGGCTGCAAGGGCATGTGCCCGAGGATCTGCCGATCCCTTACGCCAACACCCCGAGCTTCAACGGCACCCACATCCACGGCTACGACTCCATGCTCAAGAGCATCCTCGAAACCCTGACTGCGGGACAAAAGATCGAAGGCAAGTGTACCGGCAAGCTCAACCTGATCCCCGGCTTTGACGGAAATACCGCCAACATCCGCGAGTACAAGCGCATCCTCGAACTTTTCGGTATCCCCTACACGGTGCTGGCCGACATCTCCGAGGTCTTCGATTCCCCCTGCGACGGCCACTACCGCCTCTATCCCGGGGGAACCAAACTCGAAGATGCGGCCGAGTCGATCAACGGCAAGGTGACGCTGGCCCTGCAGAAATATTCCACGACCAACACCATGAAGTGGATCGAGGAAGAGTACAGCGGCGAAAAGGTGGCCATGCCCATGCCTTTCGGCATCAAGAAGACCGACGAATTCCTGATGAAGCTCGCCGAACTCTTCGGCAAGCCGGTTCCGGAAGAACTTAAAGCCGAACGCGGCCGCGCCGTCGACGCCATGACCGACGCCCACCAGTACCTGCACGGCAAAAAGTTCGCCGTCGCCGGGGACCCCGACTACCTGCTCGGCATCGTCAGTTTCCTGCTGGAAATGGGCGCGATCCCCTACCACGTGCTCTGCTCGCGCACCACCAAGAAGTTCGAAAAGGAGATGAAGGCGCTCTTGGCGACCTCCCCCTTCGGCGCGACGGGCAAGGTTTACATCAACAAGGATCTCTGGCACCTGCGCTCCCTGCTGATGACCGACCCCGTCGACGGCATTATCGGCGACACCCATGCCAAATGGGCGGCCCGCGATGCGAAGATCCCCCTCTTCCGCATCGGTTTCCCGATCATCGACCGGGTCAACCTGCATCGCAGCCCGGTGATCGGCTATCAGGGAGCGGTGAACATGCTGACCATGATCGCCAACAAGTTCCTCGATATGAAGGATGAAACCTGTGAAAACCAGTGGTTCGAGATGATGAGGTAAAAAAGGCAAAAGGATAAAGGTCAAAGGAAAAAGGATTTGGCATTACCTTTCTCCTTTAGCCTTTATCCTCGAACCTTCTCCCCGAAAGGGTGTCACATGATCCGCACCCGACGTTTCGACATCATCGACAGCAGCAGAAAGCGAGGTCTGTGCATGAAAGTGGCATTCGCCAGCAACGACAAGATTCATGTGAATGAGCATTTCGGCCGTGCCGAGCAGTTCATGATCTGGGAAGTCGGTCCGGAAGAGGCCGGATTTACCGGCGTCGTGCAGGTCAAAACCGAGGGGGACGACGAAGCCGACCGCATCGAATCCCGCTGTTCCGGATTGGCCGACTGCGCCCTGGTCTATGTGGCGGAAATCGGCGGGCCGGCCGCCGCCCGCCTGGTGGCGAAAAAGATTCATCCGATCAAGAGCAAGGAGCGGGAGCCGATCACCACCGTCGTCGCGAAACTTCAGGAAGTGTTGCGCGACAGCCCGCCCCCCTGGCTGCGCAAGGCGCTGCTGAAAGGGGAACGGCCGGGATTGGAAGCGTAGGGAAGAGGAAAGCGTTTCCCGGAAACAGGCCGGTAGACAACGAAGTAAGGGCGCAGCATGCTGCGCCCCTCCATCCAGAAAAACACAAATCGAACACATAACAAGGAGAAATCCCCATGCCCCTTTTAACCGGACTCACCCGCGGCGGCAAGAGCTGGACCCCGACCTTCGCCGACGCCATCGACCCCGAAAAATGCATCGGTTGCGGCCGCTGTTTCAAAGCCTGCTCCCGTAAGGTTCTCGGCCCCGGCGATATCTACGATGAAGAAACGGATACCGAACGCATGGTCATGACCATCGTCAACTCCGACAACTGCATCGGCTGCGCCGGCTGCGGCGTGACCTGCCCAAAGAAGTGTTTCACTTTCACGACCCTTGAAATGTAGCGACTCCGGCTTACCCGGCGGAAAGGAGAATCCCATGGCCAACGGCTGCCCGATGATGCGAATGAAAGCCCAGACCGACCACCCCTGCTTCGGCGGCGACCATCATAAAGCCGGTCGTCTGCATCTCCCCGTCGCGCCGGGATGCAACATCAAGTGCGGCTTCTGTGAGCGCAAGTTCGACTGCGCCAACGAAAGCCGCCCCGGCGTCACCAGCCGGGTGCTGTTGCCGGACGAGGCCCTGGAACGGGTACGCCTGGTGCGGCGACACATGGAAAAACAAGGGGAAGCGCGCCTGAAGGTGGTCGGCATTGCCGGCCCCGGCGATCCTCTGGCCAACGAAAAGACCTTCGCCACCTTCCAACTGGTGAAACAGGCCTTTCCCGAGCTGATGCTGTGTCTTTCCACCAACGGCCTGCTGCTGGAGGAACGGCTCGATGAAATCGTCGACCTTGGCGTCCATAGCCTGACCGTCACCATCAACGCCCTGACGGCGGAGACGGGGGGCAAGGTTTACGAATGGATCCGTCTCGACGGCCGCCGTTTGAGTGGGGCGGAAGGCGCGGCGGTGCTGCTCGAACGGCAACTGGCCGGGGTCGCGGCGGCCGCCCAAGCCGGGCTGATGGTCAAGATCAACCACGTCTACATCCCCGGCGTCAACGACCACGAAACCCTCGATCTGGCGGTCAGGGTCCGCGAACTCGGCGCGACGATGATGAACATCATCCCGGTTATCCCCCTGGGCCTGTTCAAGGAGATCGAACCCCCGTCGGAGGCAGTGATGGAGATGGTGCGAAACCAGGCCGAACTGATTCTCTCCCAGGCCCGCCACTGCAAACAGTGCCGCGCCGACGCAGCCGGGGTGGTGGGACGGGACATCGATCTGGAAGCCTTGCACGCCCAAGCCATTTGAAGGAGGGTCCCATGAAAGCGATCATCCCGGTCGGGTTGTTGGGACTGCTCCTGTTTGTCTCGCCGGCCATGGCCGACGAGGTGCGGCTGTCGGTGGCGACGAGCCTGCGCGAAGTCATGGGGGCATTGACCGAAGAGTACGCCGCCGAAACCGACAGAGTTCGCTTTTCGAGCAATTTCGGCGCTTCCGGCACCCTGGCCAGGCAGATCGAGCAGGGCGCCCCGGTCGATCTCTTCGTTTCGGCCAACGGCAAATGGCTCGATTATCTGGCGAGGAAGGGGCTGCTCAATGATACGCCCGCCGTCCTCGCCGGCAATCAGCTGGTAGTCATCGGCCGCGCTCCGGCCACCTTGACCGGACTGGACGATCTGCTGAAGTTGGAGCGCATCACCCTGGTCAATCCGAAAAGCGGGCCGGCCGGCGAGTACGCCGAGCAGGCGCTCACGGCCGCCGAACTCCATGAGCCCCTGCGCAAGCGCCTGGTGCCGGTTCAGGATGTCGGTCAGGCGGTGGTCCTCGCCGAGCGCGGCGAGGTGGACGCGGCCCTGGTCTATCGCACCGACGCCCGCCTCGCCCGGCAGGCACGAATACTCTACGAAATCCCCGGGGATTTGCATGATCCGGTGAGCTACCCCATGGCGCTGACCCTGTCCGGGCAGGAGAATCCGGCCGCAGTGTCATTCTTCGCGTTCCTCCAGAGTGACGCGGCACGGCGAATTCTGGCGCGGCACGGTTTCCTGACGAGTTCGACAGGCCCCTGACCGGGGAGGCTCCGATGTTTGAACTATCCGCCAACGATTATCAGGCCATCTGGCTCTCGGCCCAGGTGGCGACCCTGGCGACCCTGCTCGCCCTGCCGGCGGGCTTCGCCATCGCCGCCCTGCTGGTCTTCGTCCGCCTGCCGGGCAAGGCGCTGCTGGAAGGACTGGTCAATCTGCCGCTGGTGCTGCCGCCGGTAGTGGTCGGCTATCTGCTGCTGTTGCTGGTGGGACAAGACAGTTGGTTCGGCGGCCTGCTCAATACCCTCGGCATTCGCGTCATTTTCACCTGGAAAGCGGCGGTGCTGGCAGCCCTGGTCGTCGGGTTTCCTCTGCTGGTACGGTCGCTGCGCATCGGCATGGAGAGCATCGACAAAGACCTGCTCGCGGCGGCGCGGACCCTGGGCGCCCCCTGGCACGACCAGCTTTTCACCATGATCCTCCCCCTCTCCTGGCGGTCGCTGCTGGCCGGCGCGACGCTGATGTTCGCCCGCGGGCTCGGCGAGTTCGGCGCCACCATCATGATTGCCGGCAACATCGCCGGCTCGACCCGCACCATCCCGCTGGCGATCTACGACTATGCCGCCGTGCCTGGGGGAGACAGTCAGGCCCTGACCCTCTGCCTGGTCGCCATCGGCCTCTCCCTGTGCGTTCTGCTGGGGAGCGAACGCTTAGTCGGCCGTCGGCGCGCCGGGACGGAGAAGTCCTCATGAAACTGGAAGTCGCGCTGGAAAAACGTCTGGGGGATTTCCGCTTTTCCGCCGTTTTCGCCGTGGCAGGCCGACGCATCGGGGTTTACGGCAAGTCGGGGAGCGGTAAATCGACCCTGATGGGGATGCTGGCGGGACTGGTCCGCCCCGATTCCGGTCTCATCCGCCTCGACGGGGAAACCCTCTACGACGGGGGGCGCAACGTCTTGATCCCGCCAGAGCGGCGGCGCATCGCCGTGGTTTTCCAGCACGCCCATCTCTTCCCCCATTTGAACGTGCGCTGCAATCTGCTCTACGGCTACAAGCGCCTTCCTCGCCGCGACCGCCGCATCGCCCCCGAAGCCCTCGGCGAGGTGCTGGGCCTCGGCCCCCTGCTGGAGCGTGATGTCGCCACCCTTTCCGGCGGGGAACGGCGGCGGGTTGCCCTGGGCCGCGCGGTGCTGGCCTGTCCGCGCCTGATCCTCATGGACGAACCCCTCACCGGGCTCGACGACGGGAGCAAGTACCGAATCATCCCCGATCTCAAGGCGGTCTTCGCCGAGTTCGGCATCCCCCTGATCTTCATCAGCCATTCCCTCAACGAAATGCGCCTGATGACCGATGACGTTCTGCTCTTCGACGAAGGTCGGCTGATCTCCCAGTCCCCGGCGGAAGAACTAGCGCGAAGCCTGATGGGGAGTCGGCAGGCGGGCTACATCAACCTGCTGAGCCTGGAACGTCCCCGTCCGGCGGATGATCTTTGGGCTTACGACTGGGGTGGGCAACAGCTGATTCTTACCGAACGTGCCGCTCGGAAATCGGCCCTTTTCCAGCTTTCCTCCAAGGATGTCACCCTCTTCAAAGGCCGTCCCCAGGCGAGCAGTGCCCGCAATCTTCTGTCATGCCGAGTCGCGCAGATCTTCGAGAGCGGCAACCGCATCGGCATTGAACTGGATTGCGGCGGTCAGCCCCTCGTTTCGCAACTGGTGCGCGAGGCGGCCAGGGAGTTGGACATTCGGGAGGGAGCGGAGATTTACGCGATTATAAAGGCGTCGGCCTTTCGGCCCTTGTAGTTACTTGGAAAAGATTTTTAACCACTGAGCCACTGAGAACACTTAGAAAAAA
This genomic stretch from Desulfuromonas acetexigens harbors:
- the nifD gene encoding nitrogenase molybdenum-iron protein alpha chain yields the protein MYQGDDKHERKPVPGVTTERTEKLIAETLAEMPEKAQKKRAPHLGANDPTASCCAVKSNRKVVPGVMSQRGCAYAGAKGVVWGPIRDMIHVSHGPIGCGVYSWGTRRNLMQGIPGVTSFPMDFTSDFQEKDIVYGGDKKLEVLLREADELFPLNKGLSILSECPVGLIGDDINAVAKKMEAELGKLVVPCNCEGFRGVSQSLGHHISNDSIRDHIIGKFEFKEPVGPYDVALIGDYNIGGDVWAAKPILEEIGLNVKSVWTGDGEVEKIGATHQVKLNLIHCYRSMNYMCKVMEEKWGIPWLEYNFFGPTKIAESLRAIAARFDETIQEKAEAVIAKYQPAMQAVLDEYRPRLEGKTAMLFVGGLRPRHTIGAYEDLGIQITGAGYEFAHQDDYDRTSPEMAKGTLIYDDVSEFELEKFVEELKPDLVGSGIKEKYVFQKAGIPFRQMHSWDYSGPYHGYEGFKIFARDIDMAINSPTWKLVKSPF
- the nifX gene encoding nitrogen fixation protein NifX encodes the protein MIRTRRFDIIDSSRKRGLCMKVAFASNDKIHVNEHFGRAEQFMIWEVGPEEAGFTGVVQVKTEGDDEADRIESRCSGLADCALVYVAEIGGPAAARLVAKKIHPIKSKEREPITTVVAKLQEVLRDSPPPWLRKALLKGERPGLEA
- the modB gene encoding molybdate ABC transporter permease subunit, with the protein product MFELSANDYQAIWLSAQVATLATLLALPAGFAIAALLVFVRLPGKALLEGLVNLPLVLPPVVVGYLLLLLVGQDSWFGGLLNTLGIRVIFTWKAAVLAALVVGFPLLVRSLRIGMESIDKDLLAAARTLGAPWHDQLFTMILPLSWRSLLAGATLMFARGLGEFGATIMIAGNIAGSTRTIPLAIYDYAAVPGGDSQALTLCLVAIGLSLCVLLGSERLVGRRRAGTEKSS
- the nifH gene encoding nitrogenase iron protein, whose product is MAEKKLRQIAIYGKGGIGKSTTTQNTVAGLASLGKKVLIIGCDPKADSTRLILHAKAQATVMDKVRELGTVEDLELEDVMKRGYGDIMCVESGGPEPGVGCAGRGVITAINFLEEEGAYTPDLDYVFYDVLGDVVCGGFAMPIRENKAQEIYIVVSGEMMAMYAANNICKGIVKYAASGSVRLAGLICNSRNTDREADLIEALARKLGTQMIHFVPRDNQVQRAELRRMTVIEYSPEHKQAEEYRQLAQKIADNKMFVVPTPLEMEELEELLMEFGIMEAEDETVVGLAENA
- the fdxB gene encoding ferredoxin III, nif-specific, producing the protein MPLLTGLTRGGKSWTPTFADAIDPEKCIGCGRCFKACSRKVLGPGDIYDEETDTERMVMTIVNSDNCIGCAGCGVTCPKKCFTFTTLEM
- the modA gene encoding molybdate ABC transporter substrate-binding protein, whose product is MKAIIPVGLLGLLLFVSPAMADEVRLSVATSLREVMGALTEEYAAETDRVRFSSNFGASGTLARQIEQGAPVDLFVSANGKWLDYLARKGLLNDTPAVLAGNQLVVIGRAPATLTGLDDLLKLERITLVNPKSGPAGEYAEQALTAAELHEPLRKRLVPVQDVGQAVVLAERGEVDAALVYRTDARLARQARILYEIPGDLHDPVSYPMALTLSGQENPAAVSFFAFLQSDAARRILARHGFLTSSTGP
- the modC gene encoding molybdenum ABC transporter ATP-binding protein, with product MKLEVALEKRLGDFRFSAVFAVAGRRIGVYGKSGSGKSTLMGMLAGLVRPDSGLIRLDGETLYDGGRNVLIPPERRRIAVVFQHAHLFPHLNVRCNLLYGYKRLPRRDRRIAPEALGEVLGLGPLLERDVATLSGGERRRVALGRAVLACPRLILMDEPLTGLDDGSKYRIIPDLKAVFAEFGIPLIFISHSLNEMRLMTDDVLLFDEGRLISQSPAEELARSLMGSRQAGYINLLSLERPRPADDLWAYDWGGQQLILTERAARKSALFQLSSKDVTLFKGRPQASSARNLLSCRVAQIFESGNRIGIELDCGGQPLVSQLVREAARELDIREGAEIYAIIKASAFRPL
- the nifK gene encoding nitrogenase molybdenum-iron protein subunit beta, translating into MSAEAAVKLVTETPPEEIARVEKWIDTEEYKEKNFAREALVVNPAHACQPLGAQMVATAFEGTLPFVHGSQGCASYFRSTFSRHFREPAAATCDAMTEDGAVFGGQNNLFEGLENAYALYKPKMLAVYTTCMPEVIGDDLTAFIKNARLQGHVPEDLPIPYANTPSFNGTHIHGYDSMLKSILETLTAGQKIEGKCTGKLNLIPGFDGNTANIREYKRILELFGIPYTVLADISEVFDSPCDGHYRLYPGGTKLEDAAESINGKVTLALQKYSTTNTMKWIEEEYSGEKVAMPMPFGIKKTDEFLMKLAELFGKPVPEELKAERGRAVDAMTDAHQYLHGKKFAVAGDPDYLLGIVSFLLEMGAIPYHVLCSRTTKKFEKEMKALLATSPFGATGKVYINKDLWHLRSLLMTDPVDGIIGDTHAKWAARDAKIPLFRIGFPIIDRVNLHRSPVIGYQGAVNMLTMIANKFLDMKDETCENQWFEMMR
- a CDS encoding radical SAM protein; its protein translation is MANGCPMMRMKAQTDHPCFGGDHHKAGRLHLPVAPGCNIKCGFCERKFDCANESRPGVTSRVLLPDEALERVRLVRRHMEKQGEARLKVVGIAGPGDPLANEKTFATFQLVKQAFPELMLCLSTNGLLLEERLDEIVDLGVHSLTVTINALTAETGGKVYEWIRLDGRRLSGAEGAAVLLERQLAGVAAAAQAGLMVKINHVYIPGVNDHETLDLAVRVRELGATMMNIIPVIPLGLFKEIEPPSEAVMEMVRNQAELILSQARHCKQCRADAAGVVGRDIDLEALHAQAI